In Xiphophorus maculatus strain JP 163 A chromosome 15, X_maculatus-5.0-male, whole genome shotgun sequence, the following are encoded in one genomic region:
- the gpatch2 gene encoding G patch domain-containing protein 2 isoform X1, with translation MFRAGHLKTIGKAGTGWHFHRTMDELVHDLVSALEESSEQAARGGFGDGGDHALAVGCLLKRQARKRRGRKRRSDNPHPPWDTGHLSEGSESSVEEHKDYRASSGGVSAANSHARDNSDSDDQLGPKRRPPHAADLGRSKRPIWPDDLAVLGSAEGTRSLRRRRKVKRMAVDPPVEPEPHSSILLGPPPVPKARVGSRPHRLYGNESRGAMELCGGGLLGSVGEKNRVKKRKLAMQRLGLEAADEGVVVESEDPLSSPKEGSKEKMELDEQKGSDEDMSDRCETSSVSNSSDGGLYTNDEGRQGDDEQSDWFCDGEPASGSGPGGACGIAGVVPWWEREATSEELDLADPVFNSILTGSFPLLSPAAQRGFQARLSRLHGNQQGSEAGSSQGFSERLSQDPHEPWFNASSRRDHGQLHWDPRTDRGHRRSCSVKTASRQTSGHLGSLCTGDIKRRRKAAPLGTVVPSGVVGENAAPIPDTNMGSRMLQSMGWSPGMGLGPEGRGITEPIRATQRPKGAGLGFN, from the exons ATGTTCCGTGCAGGTCACCTAAAAACCATCGGCAAAGCGGGAACTGGCTG GCACTTTCACCGGACAATGGACGAGCTGGTCCATGACCTGGTGTCGGCACTGGAGGAGAGCTCGGAGCAAGCTGCCCGGGGTGGCTTCGGCGATGGCGGGGACCACGCGCTAGCAGTGGGTTGTCTGCTGAAGAGACAGGCTCGGAAACGGAGGGGCAGGAAACGACGCTCAGACAACCCCCATCCGCCCTGGGATACGGGCCACCTCAGTGAGGGTTCAGAGTCCAGTGTGGAGGAACATAAG GACTACCGTGCCAGCTCAGGAGGTGTTTCCGCTGCCAACAGCCACGCCCGTGACAACAGCGACTCTGATGACCAGCTTGGCCCCAAAAGACGACCGCCCCACGCTGCCGACCTGGGACGAAGCAAGCGGCCAATTTGGCCCGACGACCTGGCCGTCCTGGGGTCAGCAGAGGGAACTCGCAGCCTTAGACGCCGGCGTAAGGTCAAACGTATGGCTGTGGACCCGCCggtagaaccagaacctcacTCCTCCATCTTACTCGGGCCCCCGCCGGTCCCCAAGGCTCGTGTCGGCAGCAGGCCGCACAGACTCTATGGTAACGAGAGTAGGGGCGCCATGGAGCTTTGTGGAGGTGGCCTGCTGGGCTCTGTAGGAGAAAAGAACCGTGTGAAGAAGAGAAAACTGGCAATGCAAAGACTAGGGCTAGAAGCTGCAGACGAAGGGGTGGTTGTTGAGAGTGAAGACCCTCTGTCTTCACCAAAAGAGGGATCTAAAGAGAAGATGGAGCTGGACGAGCAAAAGGGCTCAGATGAGGACATGAGTGACAGGTG TGAGACCAGCAGCGTCAGTAACAGCAGTGATGGTGGCCTGTATACTAATGATGAGGGGAGGCAAG GTGATGATGAACAGAGTGATTGGTTCTGTGATGGAGAACCGGCGTCCGGATCTGGGCCCGGGGGTGCATGTGGGATAGCAGGAGTGGTTCCCTGGTGGGAGAGGGAGGCGACGTCGGAGGAGCTGGACCTCGCCGACCCGGTCTTCAACAGCATTCTCACAGGATCCTTTCCTCTCCTGAGCCCCGCTGCACAGAGAG GGTTCCAGGCCAGGTTGAGtcgtctccatggaaaccagcAGGGATCCGAGGCGGGATCCAGTCAGGGCTTCAGCGAAAGGCTGAGCCAAGATCCCCATGA ACCGTGGTTTAACGCAAGCTCAAGGAGGGACCATGGACAG TTGCACTGGGATCCACGAACAGACAGAGGGCATCGGAGGAGCTGTTCGGTAAAAACAGCAAGCAG GCAGACCAGCGGACACCTCGGCTCTCTATGCACAGGCGACATTAAACGGAGGCGAAAGGCAGCTCCTCTAGGTACCGTTGTTCCCTCAG GTGTGGTTGGGGAAAACGCAGCTCCCATCCCTGACACGAACATGGGGAGCCGCATGTTGCAAAGCATGGGCTGGAGCCCGGGGATGGGACTCGGCCCTGAGGGGAGGGGTATCACCGAACCCATCCGGGCCACACAGAGACCCAAAGGGGCAGGTTTAGGTTTCAACTGA
- the gpatch2 gene encoding G patch domain-containing protein 2 isoform X2, whose translation MFRAGHLKTIGKAGTGWHFHRTMDELVHDLVSALEESSEQAARGGFGDGGDHALAVGCLLKRQARKRRGRKRRSDNPHPPWDTGHLSEGSESSVEEHKDYRASSGGVSAANSHARDNSDSDDQLGPKRRPPHAADLGRSKRPIWPDDLAVLGSAEGTRSLRRRRKVKRMAVDPPVEPEPHSSILLGPPPVPKARVGSRPHRLYGNESRGAMELCGGGLLGSVGEKNRVKKRKLAMQRLGLEAADEGVVVESEDPLSSPKEGSKEKMELDEQKGSDEDMSDSETSSVSNSSDGGLYTNDEGRQGDDEQSDWFCDGEPASGSGPGGACGIAGVVPWWEREATSEELDLADPVFNSILTGSFPLLSPAAQRGFQARLSRLHGNQQGSEAGSSQGFSERLSQDPHEPWFNASSRRDHGQLHWDPRTDRGHRRSCSVKTASRQTSGHLGSLCTGDIKRRRKAAPLGTVVPSGVVGENAAPIPDTNMGSRMLQSMGWSPGMGLGPEGRGITEPIRATQRPKGAGLGFN comes from the exons ATGTTCCGTGCAGGTCACCTAAAAACCATCGGCAAAGCGGGAACTGGCTG GCACTTTCACCGGACAATGGACGAGCTGGTCCATGACCTGGTGTCGGCACTGGAGGAGAGCTCGGAGCAAGCTGCCCGGGGTGGCTTCGGCGATGGCGGGGACCACGCGCTAGCAGTGGGTTGTCTGCTGAAGAGACAGGCTCGGAAACGGAGGGGCAGGAAACGACGCTCAGACAACCCCCATCCGCCCTGGGATACGGGCCACCTCAGTGAGGGTTCAGAGTCCAGTGTGGAGGAACATAAG GACTACCGTGCCAGCTCAGGAGGTGTTTCCGCTGCCAACAGCCACGCCCGTGACAACAGCGACTCTGATGACCAGCTTGGCCCCAAAAGACGACCGCCCCACGCTGCCGACCTGGGACGAAGCAAGCGGCCAATTTGGCCCGACGACCTGGCCGTCCTGGGGTCAGCAGAGGGAACTCGCAGCCTTAGACGCCGGCGTAAGGTCAAACGTATGGCTGTGGACCCGCCggtagaaccagaacctcacTCCTCCATCTTACTCGGGCCCCCGCCGGTCCCCAAGGCTCGTGTCGGCAGCAGGCCGCACAGACTCTATGGTAACGAGAGTAGGGGCGCCATGGAGCTTTGTGGAGGTGGCCTGCTGGGCTCTGTAGGAGAAAAGAACCGTGTGAAGAAGAGAAAACTGGCAATGCAAAGACTAGGGCTAGAAGCTGCAGACGAAGGGGTGGTTGTTGAGAGTGAAGACCCTCTGTCTTCACCAAAAGAGGGATCTAAAGAGAAGATGGAGCTGGACGAGCAAAAGGGCTCAGATGAGGACATGAGTGACAG TGAGACCAGCAGCGTCAGTAACAGCAGTGATGGTGGCCTGTATACTAATGATGAGGGGAGGCAAG GTGATGATGAACAGAGTGATTGGTTCTGTGATGGAGAACCGGCGTCCGGATCTGGGCCCGGGGGTGCATGTGGGATAGCAGGAGTGGTTCCCTGGTGGGAGAGGGAGGCGACGTCGGAGGAGCTGGACCTCGCCGACCCGGTCTTCAACAGCATTCTCACAGGATCCTTTCCTCTCCTGAGCCCCGCTGCACAGAGAG GGTTCCAGGCCAGGTTGAGtcgtctccatggaaaccagcAGGGATCCGAGGCGGGATCCAGTCAGGGCTTCAGCGAAAGGCTGAGCCAAGATCCCCATGA ACCGTGGTTTAACGCAAGCTCAAGGAGGGACCATGGACAG TTGCACTGGGATCCACGAACAGACAGAGGGCATCGGAGGAGCTGTTCGGTAAAAACAGCAAGCAG GCAGACCAGCGGACACCTCGGCTCTCTATGCACAGGCGACATTAAACGGAGGCGAAAGGCAGCTCCTCTAGGTACCGTTGTTCCCTCAG GTGTGGTTGGGGAAAACGCAGCTCCCATCCCTGACACGAACATGGGGAGCCGCATGTTGCAAAGCATGGGCTGGAGCCCGGGGATGGGACTCGGCCCTGAGGGGAGGGGTATCACCGAACCCATCCGGGCCACACAGAGACCCAAAGGGGCAGGTTTAGGTTTCAACTGA